A single genomic interval of Corvus hawaiiensis isolate bCorHaw1 chromosome 5, bCorHaw1.pri.cur, whole genome shotgun sequence harbors:
- the STOX2 gene encoding storkhead-box protein 2 isoform X6 codes for MNSPDCCKVTRMMHPIQERHGDISSGDVSPISMSPITQSQFIPLGEILCLAISAMNSARKQVTQEALMEHLTTCFPGVPTPSPEILRHTLNMLVRERKIYPTPDGYFIVTPQTYFITPSLIRTNSKWYHLDERIPDRSQCTSPQQGTITPSTSGCVRDRTLPKNHCDSCHCCREDMHSMHASTLQRKSAKDCKDSYCPPSLCQVPPTEKSKSTVNFSYKAETLTKPKDVEKQSKKFGLKLFRLSFKKDKTKQLANFSAQFPPEEWPLRDEDTPTTIPREVEMEIIRRINPDLTVENVMRHTALMKKLEEEKAQRSKAGSSAHHSGRSKKSRNHRKSHGKSRSHSKTRVSKGDPSDGSHLDIPAEREYEFYDPLTRSPREGCFIIEHKGDNYIMHSNPNMIESHFPMTPEWDVSGELAKRRTEMPFPEPSRGSSHSKVHRSHSHTQDRRSRNERSSKAKERSRSMDNSKGPLGSAALGTPEDIGEGCSPDDQTTSQTYIDDSTLRPSQSLSHQRALISSASYKETCIPEIAGGGVETPSSCSLLEQGKPTENLPSYSELNSCTTKSAVDDYFQCNTSSETVLTAPSPLGKNKEDHDTLTGTDGLKKITPTERQSQHIAREPGVHKEESPKGPSSGSVIAGQTPEVIANGRLVQHHSTESSSLDKRKEIFSKDTLFKPLHNTLSVNSYHKSNTPLVKPHQKTPSDTLPVRCEKLEQAMVTSVTQVMPVSQRQQETTGNQEASFDYYNVSDDDDSEEGANKNAEEEKNRDDVGTMQWLLEREKERDLQRKFEKNLTLLTPKETENSNNQRATHSARLDSMDSSSITVDSGFNSPRTRESLASNTSSIVESNRRQNPALSPAHGGAGPTFNFRATADPPTSEAEKLQKPGNCLQASVTSV; via the exons GTGATGTATCACCCATCAGCATGTCTCCCATCACTCAGTCACAGTTTATTCCACTTGGGGAAATCCTTTGCCTGGCCATCTCAGCAATGAACTCTGCCCGAAAACAAGTCACACAAGAAGCACTAATGGAGCACCTAACCACCTGCTTCCCAG GAGTTCCAACACCCAGTCCAGAAATCCTTCGACATACTTTGAATATGCTTGTACGGGAGAGGAAAATATACCCAACTCCGGATGGTTATTTCATTGTAACCCCGCAGACTTACTTTATAACACCATCTCTCATAAGAACTAACAGTAAATGGTACCATTTGGATGAGAGGATACCTGACAGGTCTCAATGTACCTCTCCACAACAAGGAACTATAACTCCCTCCACCTCGGGATGTGTCAGGGACCGAACACTACCCAAAAACCACTGCGACTCCTGCCATTGTTGCAGAGAAGACATGCACAGCATGCATGCATCTACCCTACAGAGGAAATCAGCAAAAGACTGTAAAGACTCATACTGTCCTCCTTCGTTATGTCAGGTCCCACCTACTGAGAAAAGTAAAAGTACTGTCAATTTTTCATATAAAGCAGAGACACTCACAAAGCCTAAGGATGTAGAAAAGCAGTCTAAGAAATTTGGACTCAAATTATTCCGATTAAGTTTTAAGAAGGATAAGACCAAACAGTTGGCAAATTTCTCTGCCCAGTTTCCTCCAGAGGAGTGGCCGCTAAGGGACGAGGACACCCCTACCACTATACCTAGAGAGGTAGAAATGGAGATTATTAGGCGCATTAACCCAGACTTGACTGTGGAAAATGTCATGAGACACACTGCACTAATGAAGAaacttgaagaagaaaaagctcaaCGAAGCAAAGCAGGATCTTCAGCTCACCACAGTGGGCGAAgtaaaaagagcaggaatcaCAGAAAGTCTCATGGGAAATCGAGGTCTCACAGCAAGACCCGGGTGTCCAAAGGAGACCCATCAGATGGCTCTCATTTGGATATACCTGCTGAAAGGGAGTATGAGTTCTATGATCCCTTGACTCGATCCCCACGGGAAGGCTGTTTTATAATAGAACACAAGGGAGATAATTATATAATGCACAGCAATCCTAACATGATTGAATCTCACTTTCCCATGACACCAGAGTGGGATGTGTCTGGTGAACTGGCCAAAAGAAGAACTGAAATGCCTTTCCCTGAACCTTCCAGGGGAAGCTCCCACTCCAAGGTCCATCGGAGCCACAGCCATACACAGGATAGACGATCAAGGAATGAGCGGTCCAGTAAGGCTAAAGAAAGGTCTAGATCCATGGATAACTCCAAGGGACCTCTGGGCTCAGCTGCTTTAGGCACACCTGAAGATATAGGTGAAGGCTGTAGCCCAGATGACCAAACAACTAGCCAAACCTACATTGATGATAGTACCTTAAGGCCATCTCAGTCTCTCAGTCATCAAAGGGCTCTGATTTCATCTGCAAGCTACAAAGAGACTTGCATCCCTGAAATAGCTGGTGGCGGTGTAGAAACCCCCAGTTCTTGTAGCCTATTGGAACAAGGCAAGCCTACAGAGAATTTGCCATCATATAGTGAGCTCAACTCCTGCACAACAAAATCTGCAGTTGATGACTACTTTCAGTGCAACACATCCAGTGAGACTGTGCTTACTGCTCCATCACCACTGGGAAAGAATAAAGAGGATCATGATACGTTAACAGGGACAGATGggctaaaaaaaattactcccaCAGAAAGACAGTCTCAACATATTGCTAGGGAGCCTGGGGTGCACAAGGAGGAGTCCCCAAAGGGCCCAAGCAGTGGTTCAGTGATTGCTGGCCAAACTCCAGAGGTGATTGCAAACGGGCGGCTGGTTCAACACCATAGCACTGAATCAAGCAGCCTtgataaaaggaaagaaatatttagcAAGGATACACTCTTTAAGCCTCTACACAACACTCTTTCTGTGAATAGTTACCATAAGTCTAACACACCTCTGGTAAAGCCCCATCAAAAGACCCCCTCTGACACATTGCCAGTCAGATGTGAGAAACTTGAACAAGCGATGGTAACCTCAGTCACACAAGTCATGCCCGTTTCTCAGAGACAGCAGGAGACAACCGGGAACCAGGAGGCCTCCTTTGACTACTACAACGTATCTGATGATGATGACTCAGAGGAAGGAGCCAACAAAAATGCCgaggaagaaaagaacaggGATGATGTTGGTACGATGCAGTGGCTcctagagagagaaaaggaaagggattTGCAGCGAAAGTTTGAGAAGAATCTTACTCTTCTCACcccaaaggaaacagaaaatagcaACAACCAGAGAGCCACCCACTCAGCCCGCCTGGACAGCatggacagcagcagcattacTGTGGACAGCGGGTTCAACTCTCCACG TACTCGTGAGAGCCTGGCATCCAACACTTCAAGTATTGTTGAAAGCAACAGACGTCAGAACCCCGCTCTGAGCCCTGCACATGGTGGCGCAGGCCCAACGTTCAACTTCCGAGCCACTGCAGACCCACCCACGAGTGAAGCTGAGAAACTGCAGAAACCTGGTAACTGCCTGCAAGCTTCTGTCACTAGTGTCTGA
- the STOX2 gene encoding storkhead-box protein 2 isoform X4 — protein MQPFTNPQNTKISAFRRNAKNSFYREASASGACINLHLNRAMGNCLWLHTGDVSPISMSPITQSQFIPLGEILCLAISAMNSARKQVTQEALMEHLTTCFPGVPTPSPEILRHTLNMLVRERKIYPTPDGYFIVTPQTYFITPSLIRTNSKWYHLDERIPDRSQCTSPQQGTITPSTSGCVRDRTLPKNHCDSCHCCREDMHSMHASTLQRKSAKDCKDSYCPPSLCQVPPTEKSKSTVNFSYKAETLTKPKDVEKQSKKFGLKLFRLSFKKDKTKQLANFSAQFPPEEWPLRDEDTPTTIPREVEMEIIRRINPDLTVENVMRHTALMKKLEEEKAQRSKAGSSAHHSGRSKKSRNHRKSHGKSRSHSKTRVSKGDPSDGSHLDIPAEREYEFYDPLTRSPREGCFIIEHKGDNYIMHSNPNMIESHFPMTPEWDVSGELAKRRTEMPFPEPSRGSSHSKVHRSHSHTQDRRSRNERSSKAKERSRSMDNSKGPLGSAALGTPEDIGEGCSPDDQTTSQTYIDDSTLRPSQSLSHQRALISSASYKETCIPEIAGGGVETPSSCSLLEQGKPTENLPSYSELNSCTTKSAVDDYFQCNTSSETVLTAPSPLGKNKEDHDTLTGTDGLKKITPTERQSQHIAREPGVHKEESPKGPSSGSVIAGQTPEVIANGRLVQHHSTESSSLDKRKEIFSKDTLFKPLHNTLSVNSYHKSNTPLVKPHQKTPSDTLPVRCEKLEQAMVTSVTQVMPVSQRQQETTGNQEASFDYYNVSDDDDSEEGANKNAEEEKNRDDVGTMQWLLEREKERDLQRKFEKNLTLLTPKETENSNNQRATHSARLDSMDSSSITVDSGFNSPRTRESLASNTSSIVESNRRQNPALSPAHGGAGPTFNFRATADPPTSEAEKLQKPGNCLQASVTSV, from the exons GTGATGTATCACCCATCAGCATGTCTCCCATCACTCAGTCACAGTTTATTCCACTTGGGGAAATCCTTTGCCTGGCCATCTCAGCAATGAACTCTGCCCGAAAACAAGTCACACAAGAAGCACTAATGGAGCACCTAACCACCTGCTTCCCAG GAGTTCCAACACCCAGTCCAGAAATCCTTCGACATACTTTGAATATGCTTGTACGGGAGAGGAAAATATACCCAACTCCGGATGGTTATTTCATTGTAACCCCGCAGACTTACTTTATAACACCATCTCTCATAAGAACTAACAGTAAATGGTACCATTTGGATGAGAGGATACCTGACAGGTCTCAATGTACCTCTCCACAACAAGGAACTATAACTCCCTCCACCTCGGGATGTGTCAGGGACCGAACACTACCCAAAAACCACTGCGACTCCTGCCATTGTTGCAGAGAAGACATGCACAGCATGCATGCATCTACCCTACAGAGGAAATCAGCAAAAGACTGTAAAGACTCATACTGTCCTCCTTCGTTATGTCAGGTCCCACCTACTGAGAAAAGTAAAAGTACTGTCAATTTTTCATATAAAGCAGAGACACTCACAAAGCCTAAGGATGTAGAAAAGCAGTCTAAGAAATTTGGACTCAAATTATTCCGATTAAGTTTTAAGAAGGATAAGACCAAACAGTTGGCAAATTTCTCTGCCCAGTTTCCTCCAGAGGAGTGGCCGCTAAGGGACGAGGACACCCCTACCACTATACCTAGAGAGGTAGAAATGGAGATTATTAGGCGCATTAACCCAGACTTGACTGTGGAAAATGTCATGAGACACACTGCACTAATGAAGAaacttgaagaagaaaaagctcaaCGAAGCAAAGCAGGATCTTCAGCTCACCACAGTGGGCGAAgtaaaaagagcaggaatcaCAGAAAGTCTCATGGGAAATCGAGGTCTCACAGCAAGACCCGGGTGTCCAAAGGAGACCCATCAGATGGCTCTCATTTGGATATACCTGCTGAAAGGGAGTATGAGTTCTATGATCCCTTGACTCGATCCCCACGGGAAGGCTGTTTTATAATAGAACACAAGGGAGATAATTATATAATGCACAGCAATCCTAACATGATTGAATCTCACTTTCCCATGACACCAGAGTGGGATGTGTCTGGTGAACTGGCCAAAAGAAGAACTGAAATGCCTTTCCCTGAACCTTCCAGGGGAAGCTCCCACTCCAAGGTCCATCGGAGCCACAGCCATACACAGGATAGACGATCAAGGAATGAGCGGTCCAGTAAGGCTAAAGAAAGGTCTAGATCCATGGATAACTCCAAGGGACCTCTGGGCTCAGCTGCTTTAGGCACACCTGAAGATATAGGTGAAGGCTGTAGCCCAGATGACCAAACAACTAGCCAAACCTACATTGATGATAGTACCTTAAGGCCATCTCAGTCTCTCAGTCATCAAAGGGCTCTGATTTCATCTGCAAGCTACAAAGAGACTTGCATCCCTGAAATAGCTGGTGGCGGTGTAGAAACCCCCAGTTCTTGTAGCCTATTGGAACAAGGCAAGCCTACAGAGAATTTGCCATCATATAGTGAGCTCAACTCCTGCACAACAAAATCTGCAGTTGATGACTACTTTCAGTGCAACACATCCAGTGAGACTGTGCTTACTGCTCCATCACCACTGGGAAAGAATAAAGAGGATCATGATACGTTAACAGGGACAGATGggctaaaaaaaattactcccaCAGAAAGACAGTCTCAACATATTGCTAGGGAGCCTGGGGTGCACAAGGAGGAGTCCCCAAAGGGCCCAAGCAGTGGTTCAGTGATTGCTGGCCAAACTCCAGAGGTGATTGCAAACGGGCGGCTGGTTCAACACCATAGCACTGAATCAAGCAGCCTtgataaaaggaaagaaatatttagcAAGGATACACTCTTTAAGCCTCTACACAACACTCTTTCTGTGAATAGTTACCATAAGTCTAACACACCTCTGGTAAAGCCCCATCAAAAGACCCCCTCTGACACATTGCCAGTCAGATGTGAGAAACTTGAACAAGCGATGGTAACCTCAGTCACACAAGTCATGCCCGTTTCTCAGAGACAGCAGGAGACAACCGGGAACCAGGAGGCCTCCTTTGACTACTACAACGTATCTGATGATGATGACTCAGAGGAAGGAGCCAACAAAAATGCCgaggaagaaaagaacaggGATGATGTTGGTACGATGCAGTGGCTcctagagagagaaaaggaaagggattTGCAGCGAAAGTTTGAGAAGAATCTTACTCTTCTCACcccaaaggaaacagaaaatagcaACAACCAGAGAGCCACCCACTCAGCCCGCCTGGACAGCatggacagcagcagcattacTGTGGACAGCGGGTTCAACTCTCCACG TACTCGTGAGAGCCTGGCATCCAACACTTCAAGTATTGTTGAAAGCAACAGACGTCAGAACCCCGCTCTGAGCCCTGCACATGGTGGCGCAGGCCCAACGTTCAACTTCCGAGCCACTGCAGACCCACCCACGAGTGAAGCTGAGAAACTGCAGAAACCTGGTAACTGCCTGCAAGCTTCTGTCACTAGTGTCTGA
- the STOX2 gene encoding storkhead-box protein 2 isoform X9 yields MSPITQSQFIPLGEILCLAISAMNSARKQVTQEALMEHLTTCFPGVPTPSPEILRHTLNMLVRERKIYPTPDGYFIVTPQTYFITPSLIRTNSKWYHLDERIPDRSQCTSPQQGTITPSTSGCVRDRTLPKNHCDSCHCCREDMHSMHASTLQRKSAKDCKDSYCPPSLCQVPPTEKSKSTVNFSYKAETLTKPKDVEKQSKKFGLKLFRLSFKKDKTKQLANFSAQFPPEEWPLRDEDTPTTIPREVEMEIIRRINPDLTVENVMRHTALMKKLEEEKAQRSKAGSSAHHSGRSKKSRNHRKSHGKSRSHSKTRVSKGDPSDGSHLDIPAEREYEFYDPLTRSPREGCFIIEHKGDNYIMHSNPNMIESHFPMTPEWDVSGELAKRRTEMPFPEPSRGSSHSKVHRSHSHTQDRRSRNERSSKAKERSRSMDNSKGPLGSAALGTPEDIGEGCSPDDQTTSQTYIDDSTLRPSQSLSHQRALISSASYKETCIPEIAGGGVETPSSCSLLEQGKPTENLPSYSELNSCTTKSAVDDYFQCNTSSETVLTAPSPLGKNKEDHDTLTGTDGLKKITPTERQSQHIAREPGVHKEESPKGPSSGSVIAGQTPEVIANGRLVQHHSTESSSLDKRKEIFSKDTLFKPLHNTLSVNSYHKSNTPLVKPHQKTPSDTLPVRCEKLEQAMVTSVTQVMPVSQRQQETTGNQEASFDYYNVSDDDDSEEGANKNAEEEKNRDDVGTMQWLLEREKERDLQRKFEKNLTLLTPKETENSNNQRATHSARLDSMDSSSITVDSGFNSPRTRESLASNTSSIVESNRRQNPALSPAHGGAGPTFNFRATADPPTSEAEKLQKPGNCLQASVTSV; encoded by the exons ATGTCTCCCATCACTCAGTCACAGTTTATTCCACTTGGGGAAATCCTTTGCCTGGCCATCTCAGCAATGAACTCTGCCCGAAAACAAGTCACACAAGAAGCACTAATGGAGCACCTAACCACCTGCTTCCCAG GAGTTCCAACACCCAGTCCAGAAATCCTTCGACATACTTTGAATATGCTTGTACGGGAGAGGAAAATATACCCAACTCCGGATGGTTATTTCATTGTAACCCCGCAGACTTACTTTATAACACCATCTCTCATAAGAACTAACAGTAAATGGTACCATTTGGATGAGAGGATACCTGACAGGTCTCAATGTACCTCTCCACAACAAGGAACTATAACTCCCTCCACCTCGGGATGTGTCAGGGACCGAACACTACCCAAAAACCACTGCGACTCCTGCCATTGTTGCAGAGAAGACATGCACAGCATGCATGCATCTACCCTACAGAGGAAATCAGCAAAAGACTGTAAAGACTCATACTGTCCTCCTTCGTTATGTCAGGTCCCACCTACTGAGAAAAGTAAAAGTACTGTCAATTTTTCATATAAAGCAGAGACACTCACAAAGCCTAAGGATGTAGAAAAGCAGTCTAAGAAATTTGGACTCAAATTATTCCGATTAAGTTTTAAGAAGGATAAGACCAAACAGTTGGCAAATTTCTCTGCCCAGTTTCCTCCAGAGGAGTGGCCGCTAAGGGACGAGGACACCCCTACCACTATACCTAGAGAGGTAGAAATGGAGATTATTAGGCGCATTAACCCAGACTTGACTGTGGAAAATGTCATGAGACACACTGCACTAATGAAGAaacttgaagaagaaaaagctcaaCGAAGCAAAGCAGGATCTTCAGCTCACCACAGTGGGCGAAgtaaaaagagcaggaatcaCAGAAAGTCTCATGGGAAATCGAGGTCTCACAGCAAGACCCGGGTGTCCAAAGGAGACCCATCAGATGGCTCTCATTTGGATATACCTGCTGAAAGGGAGTATGAGTTCTATGATCCCTTGACTCGATCCCCACGGGAAGGCTGTTTTATAATAGAACACAAGGGAGATAATTATATAATGCACAGCAATCCTAACATGATTGAATCTCACTTTCCCATGACACCAGAGTGGGATGTGTCTGGTGAACTGGCCAAAAGAAGAACTGAAATGCCTTTCCCTGAACCTTCCAGGGGAAGCTCCCACTCCAAGGTCCATCGGAGCCACAGCCATACACAGGATAGACGATCAAGGAATGAGCGGTCCAGTAAGGCTAAAGAAAGGTCTAGATCCATGGATAACTCCAAGGGACCTCTGGGCTCAGCTGCTTTAGGCACACCTGAAGATATAGGTGAAGGCTGTAGCCCAGATGACCAAACAACTAGCCAAACCTACATTGATGATAGTACCTTAAGGCCATCTCAGTCTCTCAGTCATCAAAGGGCTCTGATTTCATCTGCAAGCTACAAAGAGACTTGCATCCCTGAAATAGCTGGTGGCGGTGTAGAAACCCCCAGTTCTTGTAGCCTATTGGAACAAGGCAAGCCTACAGAGAATTTGCCATCATATAGTGAGCTCAACTCCTGCACAACAAAATCTGCAGTTGATGACTACTTTCAGTGCAACACATCCAGTGAGACTGTGCTTACTGCTCCATCACCACTGGGAAAGAATAAAGAGGATCATGATACGTTAACAGGGACAGATGggctaaaaaaaattactcccaCAGAAAGACAGTCTCAACATATTGCTAGGGAGCCTGGGGTGCACAAGGAGGAGTCCCCAAAGGGCCCAAGCAGTGGTTCAGTGATTGCTGGCCAAACTCCAGAGGTGATTGCAAACGGGCGGCTGGTTCAACACCATAGCACTGAATCAAGCAGCCTtgataaaaggaaagaaatatttagcAAGGATACACTCTTTAAGCCTCTACACAACACTCTTTCTGTGAATAGTTACCATAAGTCTAACACACCTCTGGTAAAGCCCCATCAAAAGACCCCCTCTGACACATTGCCAGTCAGATGTGAGAAACTTGAACAAGCGATGGTAACCTCAGTCACACAAGTCATGCCCGTTTCTCAGAGACAGCAGGAGACAACCGGGAACCAGGAGGCCTCCTTTGACTACTACAACGTATCTGATGATGATGACTCAGAGGAAGGAGCCAACAAAAATGCCgaggaagaaaagaacaggGATGATGTTGGTACGATGCAGTGGCTcctagagagagaaaaggaaagggattTGCAGCGAAAGTTTGAGAAGAATCTTACTCTTCTCACcccaaaggaaacagaaaatagcaACAACCAGAGAGCCACCCACTCAGCCCGCCTGGACAGCatggacagcagcagcattacTGTGGACAGCGGGTTCAACTCTCCACG TACTCGTGAGAGCCTGGCATCCAACACTTCAAGTATTGTTGAAAGCAACAGACGTCAGAACCCCGCTCTGAGCCCTGCACATGGTGGCGCAGGCCCAACGTTCAACTTCCGAGCCACTGCAGACCCACCCACGAGTGAAGCTGAGAAACTGCAGAAACCTGGTAACTGCCTGCAAGCTTCTGTCACTAGTGTCTGA
- the STOX2 gene encoding storkhead-box protein 2 isoform X8: protein MAGTRVAFAEGEHCDGFWLKTSCKGDVSPISMSPITQSQFIPLGEILCLAISAMNSARKQVTQEALMEHLTTCFPGVPTPSPEILRHTLNMLVRERKIYPTPDGYFIVTPQTYFITPSLIRTNSKWYHLDERIPDRSQCTSPQQGTITPSTSGCVRDRTLPKNHCDSCHCCREDMHSMHASTLQRKSAKDCKDSYCPPSLCQVPPTEKSKSTVNFSYKAETLTKPKDVEKQSKKFGLKLFRLSFKKDKTKQLANFSAQFPPEEWPLRDEDTPTTIPREVEMEIIRRINPDLTVENVMRHTALMKKLEEEKAQRSKAGSSAHHSGRSKKSRNHRKSHGKSRSHSKTRVSKGDPSDGSHLDIPAEREYEFYDPLTRSPREGCFIIEHKGDNYIMHSNPNMIESHFPMTPEWDVSGELAKRRTEMPFPEPSRGSSHSKVHRSHSHTQDRRSRNERSSKAKERSRSMDNSKGPLGSAALGTPEDIGEGCSPDDQTTSQTYIDDSTLRPSQSLSHQRALISSASYKETCIPEIAGGGVETPSSCSLLEQGKPTENLPSYSELNSCTTKSAVDDYFQCNTSSETVLTAPSPLGKNKEDHDTLTGTDGLKKITPTERQSQHIAREPGVHKEESPKGPSSGSVIAGQTPEVIANGRLVQHHSTESSSLDKRKEIFSKDTLFKPLHNTLSVNSYHKSNTPLVKPHQKTPSDTLPVRCEKLEQAMVTSVTQVMPVSQRQQETTGNQEASFDYYNVSDDDDSEEGANKNAEEEKNRDDVGTMQWLLEREKERDLQRKFEKNLTLLTPKETENSNNQRATHSARLDSMDSSSITVDSGFNSPRTRESLASNTSSIVESNRRQNPALSPAHGGAGPTFNFRATADPPTSEAEKLQKPGNCLQASVTSV, encoded by the exons GTGATGTATCACCCATCAGCATGTCTCCCATCACTCAGTCACAGTTTATTCCACTTGGGGAAATCCTTTGCCTGGCCATCTCAGCAATGAACTCTGCCCGAAAACAAGTCACACAAGAAGCACTAATGGAGCACCTAACCACCTGCTTCCCAG GAGTTCCAACACCCAGTCCAGAAATCCTTCGACATACTTTGAATATGCTTGTACGGGAGAGGAAAATATACCCAACTCCGGATGGTTATTTCATTGTAACCCCGCAGACTTACTTTATAACACCATCTCTCATAAGAACTAACAGTAAATGGTACCATTTGGATGAGAGGATACCTGACAGGTCTCAATGTACCTCTCCACAACAAGGAACTATAACTCCCTCCACCTCGGGATGTGTCAGGGACCGAACACTACCCAAAAACCACTGCGACTCCTGCCATTGTTGCAGAGAAGACATGCACAGCATGCATGCATCTACCCTACAGAGGAAATCAGCAAAAGACTGTAAAGACTCATACTGTCCTCCTTCGTTATGTCAGGTCCCACCTACTGAGAAAAGTAAAAGTACTGTCAATTTTTCATATAAAGCAGAGACACTCACAAAGCCTAAGGATGTAGAAAAGCAGTCTAAGAAATTTGGACTCAAATTATTCCGATTAAGTTTTAAGAAGGATAAGACCAAACAGTTGGCAAATTTCTCTGCCCAGTTTCCTCCAGAGGAGTGGCCGCTAAGGGACGAGGACACCCCTACCACTATACCTAGAGAGGTAGAAATGGAGATTATTAGGCGCATTAACCCAGACTTGACTGTGGAAAATGTCATGAGACACACTGCACTAATGAAGAaacttgaagaagaaaaagctcaaCGAAGCAAAGCAGGATCTTCAGCTCACCACAGTGGGCGAAgtaaaaagagcaggaatcaCAGAAAGTCTCATGGGAAATCGAGGTCTCACAGCAAGACCCGGGTGTCCAAAGGAGACCCATCAGATGGCTCTCATTTGGATATACCTGCTGAAAGGGAGTATGAGTTCTATGATCCCTTGACTCGATCCCCACGGGAAGGCTGTTTTATAATAGAACACAAGGGAGATAATTATATAATGCACAGCAATCCTAACATGATTGAATCTCACTTTCCCATGACACCAGAGTGGGATGTGTCTGGTGAACTGGCCAAAAGAAGAACTGAAATGCCTTTCCCTGAACCTTCCAGGGGAAGCTCCCACTCCAAGGTCCATCGGAGCCACAGCCATACACAGGATAGACGATCAAGGAATGAGCGGTCCAGTAAGGCTAAAGAAAGGTCTAGATCCATGGATAACTCCAAGGGACCTCTGGGCTCAGCTGCTTTAGGCACACCTGAAGATATAGGTGAAGGCTGTAGCCCAGATGACCAAACAACTAGCCAAACCTACATTGATGATAGTACCTTAAGGCCATCTCAGTCTCTCAGTCATCAAAGGGCTCTGATTTCATCTGCAAGCTACAAAGAGACTTGCATCCCTGAAATAGCTGGTGGCGGTGTAGAAACCCCCAGTTCTTGTAGCCTATTGGAACAAGGCAAGCCTACAGAGAATTTGCCATCATATAGTGAGCTCAACTCCTGCACAACAAAATCTGCAGTTGATGACTACTTTCAGTGCAACACATCCAGTGAGACTGTGCTTACTGCTCCATCACCACTGGGAAAGAATAAAGAGGATCATGATACGTTAACAGGGACAGATGggctaaaaaaaattactcccaCAGAAAGACAGTCTCAACATATTGCTAGGGAGCCTGGGGTGCACAAGGAGGAGTCCCCAAAGGGCCCAAGCAGTGGTTCAGTGATTGCTGGCCAAACTCCAGAGGTGATTGCAAACGGGCGGCTGGTTCAACACCATAGCACTGAATCAAGCAGCCTtgataaaaggaaagaaatatttagcAAGGATACACTCTTTAAGCCTCTACACAACACTCTTTCTGTGAATAGTTACCATAAGTCTAACACACCTCTGGTAAAGCCCCATCAAAAGACCCCCTCTGACACATTGCCAGTCAGATGTGAGAAACTTGAACAAGCGATGGTAACCTCAGTCACACAAGTCATGCCCGTTTCTCAGAGACAGCAGGAGACAACCGGGAACCAGGAGGCCTCCTTTGACTACTACAACGTATCTGATGATGATGACTCAGAGGAAGGAGCCAACAAAAATGCCgaggaagaaaagaacaggGATGATGTTGGTACGATGCAGTGGCTcctagagagagaaaaggaaagggattTGCAGCGAAAGTTTGAGAAGAATCTTACTCTTCTCACcccaaaggaaacagaaaatagcaACAACCAGAGAGCCACCCACTCAGCCCGCCTGGACAGCatggacagcagcagcattacTGTGGACAGCGGGTTCAACTCTCCACG TACTCGTGAGAGCCTGGCATCCAACACTTCAAGTATTGTTGAAAGCAACAGACGTCAGAACCCCGCTCTGAGCCCTGCACATGGTGGCGCAGGCCCAACGTTCAACTTCCGAGCCACTGCAGACCCACCCACGAGTGAAGCTGAGAAACTGCAGAAACCTGGTAACTGCCTGCAAGCTTCTGTCACTAGTGTCTGA